A genomic stretch from Tachyglossus aculeatus isolate mTacAcu1 chromosome 19, mTacAcu1.pri, whole genome shotgun sequence includes:
- the BATF3 gene encoding basic leucine zipper transcriptional factor ATF-like 3 encodes MSHGLPAPAGVLRTSAAALGNQQPPQPPQSPEDDDRKVRRREKNRVAAQRSRKKQTQKADKLHEEYEGLEQENTSLRREIGKLTEELKHLSEVLKDHEKICPLLHCSVNFMTVSRADPLTSCLPR; translated from the exons ATGTCGCACGGGCTCCCGGCCCCCGCCGGCGTCCTGCGGACCAGCGCCGCTGCCCTCGGGAACCAGCAGCCGCCGCAGCCGCCCCAG AGTCCTGAGGATGATGATAGGAAAGTCAGacggagagagaaaaacagagtagCAGCTCAGAGGAGTcggaagaaacagacacagaaagcaGATAAACTTCATGAG GAGTACGAGGGCCTAGAGCAAGAAAACACCTCCCTGAGGAGAGAAATTGGGAAATTGACAGAGGAGCTGAAACACTTGAGTGAAGTGCTGAAGGACCATGAGAAGATATGCCCCCTGCTGCACTGCTCTGTGAACTTTATGACCGTGTCCCGGGCTGACCCCCTCACCAGCTGCTTGCCTAGATGA